The genomic interval TTGTTTGATCCAGCGAAGCCGAGGTTTTCCTCATTCAGCAAGACCCTTACCTCAGGACGGTCCAGTTCGCGCAGGAACTCCCGGGTGCCATCGGTGCTGCCGTCATCCACTAGGATGACCTCGTAAGGAATTTCCCTCAGGGTTTGCGCCAGCTCGTCGAGAAACGTGCGCGTCAGGTCGAGCCGATTGTAGAGTGCGGTGATAATCGAAACCGCTGGAGCCTCTGCCCGACTATTCACGCGCCCCTCGCCCTCGGCAATCCCCTCCCCGACCGGATCAATCCTGAATCAGGGCTCGGAGGTAATCCGCATAACTGGTCTTCCCCAAAGCAGTGGCAAGCTCTTCCAGCTGAGGCTCATTGATCCATCCATTGCGGAAAGCAATTTCCTCAATGCAGGCGATCTTCAGGCCCTGCCGTTGCTCAATCACCTGCACGAAGGAAGCCGCCGCATGCAGACTGTCATGAGTTCCGGTGTCGAGCCAAGCGGTGCCACGGCCCATCACTTCGACGCGCAAACGCTCTTCTTCCAGATAGAGTCGGTTGAGGTCCGTAATCTCCAGCTCGCCACGCGCGCTCGGCTTGAGCGAACGAGCCATCTTGCAGACATCCCCTTCGTAAAAATAAATTCCCGGGACGGCAAAACGGGACTTCGGTTTCTCCGGTTTCTCTTCGAGGCTGACCACTCGGCCCGAATCGTCGAACTCGACGACCCCGTAGGCCTTGGGGTTGGAAACCTCGTATGCGAAAATGACCGACTCGTCGGAATCGGCTGCGTTGCGAATCGCGGAAGTGAAATTGCCTCCGTAGAAAAGGTTGTCACCGAGAACGAGCGCCGCCGGGGCACCGTCGAGAAACTTCTCCCCGATCAAAAAGGCTTGAGCGAGCCCCTCCGGCCGAGGTTGCTCTTCGTAGGAAAAACTCATCCCGAGACCCGAACCGTCGCCGAGGAGTTTACGAAAGAGCGGAAGATCTTCCGGAGTGGAGATGATCAACACCTCCCGAATCCCGGCGAGCATCAAAGCCGACAGAGGGTAATAGACCATCGGCTTGTCGTAGACAGGCATGAGCTGCTTGCTGACCGCACGGGTTAGCGGAAAGAGACGAGTGCCCGATCCCCCAGCGAGAATGATGCCTTTGCGTTGCTTTTGGGTAGTCATAAAGTGGTTAGAATTGTCCCTGGAACCCGCGGCGGCAAACGTTTTTAACACCCCCCCTTTTTGAAAGGAATGGACTTCCTCCAGCCTGTTTGACAGCTCTCGCCCGAGAACGCATCCTGTCGCCATGAAATACCGCACCCTCGGATCCACCGGTTTAGAAGTTTCAGTCATCGGCGTAGGCACTTGGCAATTCGGAGGAGAATGGGGCCGCACCTACTCGGAGAGCGACGCAAGCAAGATTTTCGCCGCCGCCCGGGACAGTGGGATCAATCTCATCGACACGGCCGAGTGCTACGGCGATCACCTCTCCGAGTCACTGATCGGAGCCTCGGTCGCTGAGAATCGCGAAGATTGGATCATCGCCACCAAGTTCGGTCATCATTTTAAGAAAAACTTCGACCGCAACCAAGTCATCGACCCCGAATCCGTGGTCAAACAGCTAGAGGACTCCCTCCGCGCCCTCCGCACCGACTATGTCGACCTCTATCAATTCCACTCTTTGGATGACCAAGCCTTCGCCACCGAAGGCCTCTGGGAAGCGTTGGCCAAGGAAAAGGAGAAGGGCAAAATCCGCCACCTCGGCACCTCGATCGGCAGCAACACGAACTCCCACCAGGTGAAGGCCTCTCCCGATGTCGGGTCGGAGGTGATTCAGGTCGTTTACAATCGGCTCGATCGCGCCCCCGAATCGGAAGTTCTCCCAACCTGTCAGGAAGAGAATCTCGGTGTGCTGGCCCGGGTGCCGCTCGCCAGCGGTTATCTCAGTGGCAAATATAAGCCCGGCGCTCAGTTTCCCTCCAACGACGTGCGCAATGCCTGGCACACTGACAATTTTCGGGACTCGCGATTGAGGGAGGTCGAAAAGATCCAACGCGAGGAAGTTCCGGAGGGCACGGATATGGCCCAATGGGCCCTGGCTTGGTGCCTGAAGAATCCAGCCGTCACCTCGGTCATCCCGGGTTGTAAAGACGCCGACCAGACCCGGAAGAACGCTGCGGCGGCGGATTTGCTCGAATAAGAGCCAGCAGACCGCGGCCCTCGCCCAGGCCTATTCGCTCAGCTCTGGTCCGCGGCCCAAACGGCCGCACCGATGATACCGGCCTTGTTCTTGGCCGTGGCGTGGCGGAGTTCGCAGCGGGTCTTGATCAAGTCTTTCACTTCCGGAAATTTCTTTGCGCCCCCACCTCCGACGATAATCATCCGAGGCCAGTAAAGATCCTCCAAGTGCTTCAGATATTCTTCGAACCGCTTGGCCCACTCTTCATTACTCAGGCCGTCGCGCTCCTTCGCGGTTCCGGAAACGTAATCTTCCGCCTCCCGCTTCCGACCGAAAAACATACGACCCATCTCCGTGTTTTGAACCAGCTTTCCGTCCGTAAAGAGAGCCGACCCCAGGCCGGTTCCAATCGTCAGCAAGATCACCGATCCGTCGACTCCCTGGCCGGCCCCGAAACGCACCTCAGCCACTCCAGCGGAATC from Puniceicoccus vermicola carries:
- the rfbA gene encoding glucose-1-phosphate thymidylyltransferase RfbA; translation: MTTQKQRKGIILAGGSGTRLFPLTRAVSKQLMPVYDKPMVYYPLSALMLAGIREVLIISTPEDLPLFRKLLGDGSGLGMSFSYEEQPRPEGLAQAFLIGEKFLDGAPAALVLGDNLFYGGNFTSAIRNAADSDESVIFAYEVSNPKAYGVVEFDDSGRVVSLEEKPEKPKSRFAVPGIYFYEGDVCKMARSLKPSARGELEITDLNRLYLEEERLRVEVMGRGTAWLDTGTHDSLHAAASFVQVIEQRQGLKIACIEEIAFRNGWINEPQLEELATALGKTSYADYLRALIQD
- a CDS encoding aldo/keto reductase, producing MKYRTLGSTGLEVSVIGVGTWQFGGEWGRTYSESDASKIFAAARDSGINLIDTAECYGDHLSESLIGASVAENREDWIIATKFGHHFKKNFDRNQVIDPESVVKQLEDSLRALRTDYVDLYQFHSLDDQAFATEGLWEALAKEKEKGKIRHLGTSIGSNTNSHQVKASPDVGSEVIQVVYNRLDRAPESEVLPTCQEENLGVLARVPLASGYLSGKYKPGAQFPSNDVRNAWHTDNFRDSRLREVEKIQREEVPEGTDMAQWALAWCLKNPAVTSVIPGCKDADQTRKNAAAADLLE
- the ppgK gene encoding polyphosphate--glucose phosphotransferase, whose product is MKAIGIDIGGSRIKAAVVDTDDGSLITKRQRIDTPRPATPSAIIDACGEVLETFGDISPVGVGFPGVVRDGKVLTAQNLHQDWIGFSLEEALSERLQRPVRGLNDADSAGVAEVRFGAGQGVDGSVILLTIGTGLGSALFTDGKLVQNTEMGRMFFGRKREAEDYVSGTAKERDGLSNEEWAKRFEEYLKHLEDLYWPRMIIVGGGGAKKFPEVKDLIKTRCELRHATAKNKAGIIGAAVWAADQS